Proteins encoded by one window of Haematobia irritans isolate KBUSLIRL chromosome 2, ASM5000362v1, whole genome shotgun sequence:
- the LOC142225943 gene encoding E3 SUMO-protein ligase ZBED1-like isoform X1 — protein sequence MEQYLQKSNDTRGENIENSDSSASDNERVVKRRSRKGTSEVWEYFEKMRDKKHAKCRSCGKVYKTSGNTSNLFDHLKRSHPTYRTMPKQLTRIDTFFKKSGTYDSNSERKNALDNALMTMIAIDMQPFSIVEDQGFRELIKCLDPRYSLPSRTTLQKVMMVDKYNNIKTSLQQILNDVEQCAITMDCWTSRANEGYLTVTCHFTSKNFDLRTAVLSTKKLLVATNHTAENISNSLSAVLQEWKLMDKVVSIVTDNDSSMIKACELLQKRNLPCFAHTVNLVVQDCLSQDYIKPILAKCKKIVTYFKSSTISYEKFKADQDKDKPYSLIQEVPTRWNSALKMVERILLTNSSISKTLLATPKAPPPLTADDIEILQDLKELLSPFDNATVQTSSSSNVTISLIIPLICGIFQNLNENRNKMKTSEGTKACEFLTQRVQKRLFPYEERTVARLGTLLDPRFKKEGFRCISNADKGTHFLQNEISVMVKTNSNETETAEPSTSKNMSPESQQPLLTFVQNKIANKVRTSHVDAIISVRQYMENENIPIANDPLKYWTNHGTGMSAIKSCALKYFCIPATSTESERMFSKAGSIVSDRRTSLKPKHVNMLLFINKNYWVTQ from the exons ATGGAGCAATATCTTCAAAAATCGAATG ATACCAGGGGAGAAAACATCGAAAATAGCGACTCCAGCGCGTCAGATAATGAGCGCGTTGTAAAGAGGAGATCCCGGAAGGGAACTTCGGAAGTGTgggaatatttcgaaaaaatgagAGACAAAAAACATGCCAAATGTCGCTCCTGTGGAAAAGTATATAAGACCAGTGGCAACACATCCAATCTTTTTGACCACCTCAAACGCAGTCATCCTACATATCGTACCATGCCAAAACAGTTAACTCGAATTGACACGTTTTTTAAAAAGTCTGGCACATACGATTCTAATTCAGAACGGAAAAATGCTCTTGACAATGCTTTAATGACAATGATTGCAATCGACATGCAGCCGTTTAGTATTGTGGAGGATCAAGGTTTTCGTGAGCTAATAAAATGTCTTGATCCTCGATATAGCCTACCTTCTAGAACGACTTTGCAAAAAGTAATGATGGTAGATAAAtacaataatattaaaacaagtttGCAACAAATTCTGAACGATGTTGAACAATGTGCAATTACTATGGATTGCTGGACCTCTCGTGCAAATGAAGGTTATCTTACTGTTACATGTCACTTTACATCAAAAAATTTCGATCTGCGCACTGCAGTTTTATCAACAAAAAAGCTGCTTGTTGCTACCAACCACACtgcagaaaatatttcaaactcTTTAAGTGCAGTATTACAAGAGTGGAAATTAATGGACAAAGTTGTGTCAATTGTAACAGACAATGATAGTAGCATGATAAAAGCATGCGAGTTGTTACAAAAGAGAAATCTACCATGCTTTGCGCACACAGTGAACCTTGTAGTACAAGATTGCTTATCGCAGGACTATATTAAACCTATTCTTGCAAAATGTAAAAAGATAGTGACGTATTTCAAAAGTAGTACGATatcgtatgaaaaatttaaagcagATCAAGATAAAGATAAGCCATACAGTTTAATACAGGAAGTTCCCACACGTTGGAACAGTGCTTTGAAGATGGTCGAAAGAATTTTATTGACAAATAGTTCAATATCTAAAACACTGTTGGCTACGCCAAAGGCTCCACCACCTCTTACGGCGGatgatatcgaaatattgcaggATCTCAAAGAATTGCTCTCGCCATTTGACAACGCCACGGTCCAGACATCGTCAAGCTCTAATGTAACTATTTCGTTAATTATTCCTCTAATTTGcggtatttttcaaaatcttaatgaaaacagaaataaaatgaaaacttcAGAGGGAACTAAAGCTTGTGAATTTTTAACTCAGCGAGTGCAAAAACGATTATTTCCCTACGAGGAACGCACAGTGGCGAGATTGGGAACATTATTGGACCCCAGGTTTAAAAAAGAAGGTTTCCGATGTATTAGTAATGCAGATAAGGGGACTcactttttacaaaatgaaataaGTGTCATGGTAAAGACAAATAGCAATGAAACGGAAACTGCAGAACCGTCAACATCAAAAAATATGTCACCTGAATCACAGCAACCGCTACTGACATTTGTCCAGAATAAAATTGCAAACAAAGTAAGAACAAGTCATGTTGATGCTATCATATCTGTTAGACAGTATATGGAAAATGAAAATATACCAATAGCAAATGATCCACTGAAATATTGGACA AATCATGGTACTGGAATGTCGGCAATAAAATCTTGTGCTTTAAAGTATTTTTGCATACCAGCGACATCCACAGAGTCGGAGAGGATGTTCAGCAAAGCTGGATCGATAGTTTCCGATCGAAGAACATCTTTAAAACCAAAACATGTAAACATGTTactttttattaacaaaaattattggGTCACccaataa
- the LOC142225943 gene encoding E3 SUMO-protein ligase ZBED1-like isoform X2 → MEQYLQKSNDTRGENIENSDSSASDNERVVKRRSRKGTSEVWEYFEKMRDKKHAKCRSCGKVYKTSGNTSNLFDHLKRSHPTYRTMPKQLTRIDTFFKKSGTYDSNSERKNALDNALMTMIAIDMQPFSIVEDQGFRELIKCLDPRYSLPSRTTLQKVMMVDKYNNIKTSLQQILNDVEQCAITMDCWTSRANEGYLTVTCHFTSKNFDLRTAVLSTKKLLVATNHTAENISNSLSAVLQEWKLMDKVVSIVTDNDSSMIKACELLQKRNLPCFAHTVNLVVQDCLSQDYIKPILAKCKKIVTYFKSSTISYEKFKADQDKDKPYSLIQEVPTRWNSALKMVERILLTNSSISKTLLATPKAPPPLTADDIEILQDLKELLSPFDNATVQTSSSSNVTISLIIPLICGIFQNLNENRNKMKTSEGTKACEFLTQRVQKRLFPYEERTVARLGTLLDPRFKKEGFRCISNADKGTHFLQNEISVMVKTNSNETETAEPSTSKNMSPESQQPLLTFVQNKIANKVRTSHVDAIISVRQYMENENIPIANDPLKYWTVKSWYWNVGNKILCFKVFLHTSDIHRVGEDVQQSWIDSFRSKNIFKTKTCKHVTFY, encoded by the exons ATGGAGCAATATCTTCAAAAATCGAATG ATACCAGGGGAGAAAACATCGAAAATAGCGACTCCAGCGCGTCAGATAATGAGCGCGTTGTAAAGAGGAGATCCCGGAAGGGAACTTCGGAAGTGTgggaatatttcgaaaaaatgagAGACAAAAAACATGCCAAATGTCGCTCCTGTGGAAAAGTATATAAGACCAGTGGCAACACATCCAATCTTTTTGACCACCTCAAACGCAGTCATCCTACATATCGTACCATGCCAAAACAGTTAACTCGAATTGACACGTTTTTTAAAAAGTCTGGCACATACGATTCTAATTCAGAACGGAAAAATGCTCTTGACAATGCTTTAATGACAATGATTGCAATCGACATGCAGCCGTTTAGTATTGTGGAGGATCAAGGTTTTCGTGAGCTAATAAAATGTCTTGATCCTCGATATAGCCTACCTTCTAGAACGACTTTGCAAAAAGTAATGATGGTAGATAAAtacaataatattaaaacaagtttGCAACAAATTCTGAACGATGTTGAACAATGTGCAATTACTATGGATTGCTGGACCTCTCGTGCAAATGAAGGTTATCTTACTGTTACATGTCACTTTACATCAAAAAATTTCGATCTGCGCACTGCAGTTTTATCAACAAAAAAGCTGCTTGTTGCTACCAACCACACtgcagaaaatatttcaaactcTTTAAGTGCAGTATTACAAGAGTGGAAATTAATGGACAAAGTTGTGTCAATTGTAACAGACAATGATAGTAGCATGATAAAAGCATGCGAGTTGTTACAAAAGAGAAATCTACCATGCTTTGCGCACACAGTGAACCTTGTAGTACAAGATTGCTTATCGCAGGACTATATTAAACCTATTCTTGCAAAATGTAAAAAGATAGTGACGTATTTCAAAAGTAGTACGATatcgtatgaaaaatttaaagcagATCAAGATAAAGATAAGCCATACAGTTTAATACAGGAAGTTCCCACACGTTGGAACAGTGCTTTGAAGATGGTCGAAAGAATTTTATTGACAAATAGTTCAATATCTAAAACACTGTTGGCTACGCCAAAGGCTCCACCACCTCTTACGGCGGatgatatcgaaatattgcaggATCTCAAAGAATTGCTCTCGCCATTTGACAACGCCACGGTCCAGACATCGTCAAGCTCTAATGTAACTATTTCGTTAATTATTCCTCTAATTTGcggtatttttcaaaatcttaatgaaaacagaaataaaatgaaaacttcAGAGGGAACTAAAGCTTGTGAATTTTTAACTCAGCGAGTGCAAAAACGATTATTTCCCTACGAGGAACGCACAGTGGCGAGATTGGGAACATTATTGGACCCCAGGTTTAAAAAAGAAGGTTTCCGATGTATTAGTAATGCAGATAAGGGGACTcactttttacaaaatgaaataaGTGTCATGGTAAAGACAAATAGCAATGAAACGGAAACTGCAGAACCGTCAACATCAAAAAATATGTCACCTGAATCACAGCAACCGCTACTGACATTTGTCCAGAATAAAATTGCAAACAAAGTAAGAACAAGTCATGTTGATGCTATCATATCTGTTAGACAGTATATGGAAAATGAAAATATACCAATAGCAAATGATCCACTGAAATATTGGACAGTGA AATCATGGTACTGGAATGTCGGCAATAAAATCTTGTGCTTTAAAGTATTTTTGCATACCAGCGACATCCACAGAGTCGGAGAGGATGTTCAGCAAAGCTGGATCGATAGTTTCCGATCGAAGAACATCTTTAAAACCAAAACATGTAAACATGTTactttttattaa